A genomic segment from Salvelinus alpinus chromosome 8, SLU_Salpinus.1, whole genome shotgun sequence encodes:
- the LOC139583233 gene encoding glycogenin-1-like isoform X1, whose protein sequence is MSKDQAFVTLATNDNYARGAMVLGKSLRNHQTTRQLVVMIGPKVSDPCKGVLHKIFDEVLLVEVLDSGDAAHLALMKRPDLGVTFTKLRCWTLTHYSKCVFMDADTLVVQNIDELFDREELSASPDPGWPDCFNSGVFVFRPSDETYSKLLQYCAEHGSFDGGDQGILNGYFSDWATADISKHLPFIYNLSSIAIYTYLPAFKQYGGNAKVIHFLGQTKPWSYTYDPTTKKISGDMQETATHPSFLLDWWILYSSSVVPMMTEGYGDQPFHSGCVEVSLEVQSSAKESCNHHGHWHELWSQICSHKEDGRKGSSTSHGPHHTEPYMPPETSEERKLKWEQGQADYMGMDSFDNIQKKLDAFLK, encoded by the exons ACCAGGCTTTTGTGACATTGGCGACCAATGACAACTATGCCAGAGGAGCCATGGTCTTGGGCAAGTCCCTgaggaaccaccagacaaccagGCAGCTGGTGGTGATGATCGGACCCAAAGTCTCTGATCCCTGCAA GGGAGTGCTTCACAAGATCTTTGACGAGGTACTGTTGGTGGAAGTGTTGGACAGCGGAGATGCAGCTCACCTGGCCCTGATGAAGAGACCTGACCTGGGAGTCACCTTCACCAAGCTACGCTGCTGGACCCTTACACACTATTCCAAATGTGTCTTCATGGACGCAGACACACTG GTGGTACAGAACATAGATGAGTTGTTTGACAGGGAGGAGCTGTCTGCGTCCCCGGACCCCGGCTGGCCAGACTGTTTCAACTCCGGCGTGTTCGTGTTCCGGCCCTCCGACGAGACGTACAGCAAACTGCTCCAGTACTGCGCAGAACACGGCAGCTTCGATG GTGGAGACCAGGGGATCTTGAATGGCTACTTCAGTGACTGGGCAACAGCAGATATATCAAAacacctccccttcatctacaaccTCAGCAGCATAGCAATCTACACCTATCTTCCAGCATTCAAACA ATACGGTGGCAACGCAAAGGTGATCCACTTCCTGGGTCAGACCAAGCCGTGGAGCTACACGTACGACCCCACGACCAAGAAGATCAGCGGGGACATGCAGGAGACCGCCACACACCCCAGCTTCCTCCTGGACTGGTGGATCCTCTACTCGTCCTCTGTGGTGCCCATGATGACCGAGGGATACGGAGACCAGCCCTTCCACTCTGGCTGTGTGGAAGTCAGTCTAGAA GTCCAATCCTCGGCCAAAGAAAGTTGTAATCATCATGGTCACTGGCATGAGCtgtggtcccagatctgtagtcACAAGGAGGATGGACGGAAG GGAAGCAGCACGTCCCATGGGCCCCATCACACTGAGCCATACATGCCACCCGAGACCTCTGAGGAACGCAAGCTGAAATGggagcagggccaggcggactacATGGGAATGGACTCGTTTGACAATATCCAGAAAAAGCTTGATGCTTTCCTCAAATAA
- the LOC139583233 gene encoding glycogenin-1-like isoform X2, whose amino-acid sequence MSKDQAFVTLATNDNYARGAMVLGKSLRNHQTTRQLVVMIGPKVSDPCKGVLHKIFDEVLLVEVLDSGDAAHLALMKRPDLGVTFTKLRCWTLTHYSKCVFMDADTLVVQNIDELFDREELSASPDPGWPDCFNSGVFVFRPSDETYSKLLQYCAEHGSFDGGDQGILNGYFSDWATADISKHLPFIYNLSSIAIYTYLPAFKQYGGNAKVIHFLGQTKPWSYTYDPTTKKISGDMQETATHPSFLLDWWILYSSSVVPMMTEGYGDQPFHSGCVEVQSSAKESCNHHGHWHELWSQICSHKEDGRKGSSTSHGPHHTEPYMPPETSEERKLKWEQGQADYMGMDSFDNIQKKLDAFLK is encoded by the exons ACCAGGCTTTTGTGACATTGGCGACCAATGACAACTATGCCAGAGGAGCCATGGTCTTGGGCAAGTCCCTgaggaaccaccagacaaccagGCAGCTGGTGGTGATGATCGGACCCAAAGTCTCTGATCCCTGCAA GGGAGTGCTTCACAAGATCTTTGACGAGGTACTGTTGGTGGAAGTGTTGGACAGCGGAGATGCAGCTCACCTGGCCCTGATGAAGAGACCTGACCTGGGAGTCACCTTCACCAAGCTACGCTGCTGGACCCTTACACACTATTCCAAATGTGTCTTCATGGACGCAGACACACTG GTGGTACAGAACATAGATGAGTTGTTTGACAGGGAGGAGCTGTCTGCGTCCCCGGACCCCGGCTGGCCAGACTGTTTCAACTCCGGCGTGTTCGTGTTCCGGCCCTCCGACGAGACGTACAGCAAACTGCTCCAGTACTGCGCAGAACACGGCAGCTTCGATG GTGGAGACCAGGGGATCTTGAATGGCTACTTCAGTGACTGGGCAACAGCAGATATATCAAAacacctccccttcatctacaaccTCAGCAGCATAGCAATCTACACCTATCTTCCAGCATTCAAACA ATACGGTGGCAACGCAAAGGTGATCCACTTCCTGGGTCAGACCAAGCCGTGGAGCTACACGTACGACCCCACGACCAAGAAGATCAGCGGGGACATGCAGGAGACCGCCACACACCCCAGCTTCCTCCTGGACTGGTGGATCCTCTACTCGTCCTCTGTGGTGCCCATGATGACCGAGGGATACGGAGACCAGCCCTTCCACTCTGGCTGTGTGGAA GTCCAATCCTCGGCCAAAGAAAGTTGTAATCATCATGGTCACTGGCATGAGCtgtggtcccagatctgtagtcACAAGGAGGATGGACGGAAG GGAAGCAGCACGTCCCATGGGCCCCATCACACTGAGCCATACATGCCACCCGAGACCTCTGAGGAACGCAAGCTGAAATGggagcagggccaggcggactacATGGGAATGGACTCGTTTGACAATATCCAGAAAAAGCTTGATGCTTTCCTCAAATAA